The sequence CGCCGCGGTCGCCGACGAGGTCGCGAGCACGCACACCGGGATGCCGAGCGACGCCATGTTCGCGCGAAACGTCGCCTCGACGTCCTCCACCGCGAGCGCGGAGTCGTAGCGCGCGCGGAGGCCGTCGCGGGAGCCGCTCCACGCATCGACGCAGACCAGGCGCGTGCCGTTCGCCTCGCAGATCTTGCCGATGAACGAGGCACTTCGCCCCTTCCACGAGCCGACCTCCACGAACGTGCCGCCGACGAGCCCGCGCGCGAAGCGGGCATACCATCGGCCCTCGTCCTCGGAGAACCAGCCCTCGATTCCCTTCACTCCGCGCTCACCTCCATGAGCGACGCCTACGGGGCCGAGGTCACGACGAGCGGAGTCGGCGCGGTCACGTCACGGCCCAGGGTGAGCCACAGCGTGCCGGTGGAGCGCACGAGGCTGGGGAAGAAGTCGACGTCGCGACGGAGCGTCTCCGTCCCGAGCGTGATGGTGGAGGGCACCGCCGCGCCCTTGAAGCCGTGGATGACGAACACCGGTCGGTGCAGGCCACCCGCGCCCGGCGTGACGGTGAGGCTCACGGCGCCCTGGGCGTCGGCGTCGATCTCCCACACGCCGTACACCGCGTTCCAGCCTGCAAACGCGTAGGGCGCGCTCGCCGTTCGGGCGATGCCCTCGGGGCCCGCGCGACGGACGGCGCCGCGGGTGGCGACGAGCGTCGAGTCGAGGCTGGCCTCGATCTCCGCGACCTGCGCGGCCACCGCGCCGGCCGACTTGGCCCCGAGGACGAGGTAGTTCGAGTGGCTCTGGTAGGGATACCCGGAGACCTGCCGCTGATCGCCATACGCATCGTAGAGCCGACTGCCCACTGCCCCGCGGCGGAGGCCCCACGCCATGCGCTTCGAGCGAGTCTCGCCGGATGAGATCTCGTATTGATTGAGCTGGTAAGGCCAGTTCCAATCGATGGGCATGGTCTGCGTCGCCGGCGAGCCCGGCCCGACGACCTTGTTCGCGCTCGTGCGACCCCAGTTATTGTAGAGCCAGGTGCCGCCCGCGTCCTTCGTCGTGAAGTCGACGGTCTGGACACTGCCCATCTCGGAGTCCGTGGAGTTGTTCCACATATGGACATACGGAATGCGATTCGGTTGCGAGTAGTCCCACGGAGACGAGTTGAGGACCGGGCCGGGGCCCGTGGTCTTGAACTTGTAGGCGTCGCCCCAAGCCACACCGTCGACCGTGCCCCCCGTACCGTTCTCGAACGCGAGATCGCCATACGGCGCGCGGTCGTCGGAGTCGAGCCGATCGGCGGGCGCGCGGGTCATGTCGTACGTGACCGACCACAGCGGGTGATCCTTGCCTGTCGCAAAGAACCAGTGGAGGACGATCGTCACGGGCCCGTTGGGCCACCCCGTCGCGTCGAACGCGAACTCGTGAATCACGTGGTGCGGTCCGAGCAGGACCTGACGGTACGTGCCGAACTGGTAGAGCGACGACCAGAGGTTCCCGGTGCCGTTCAGGTGGTTGATGGTGTAGCCCCAGCCGGGGTGGTCGGGGCGGCCGCCCTTGACCGTCATGGCCGTGCCGTCGGGCTTCTCGTAAGTGAGCTGGCGCAGGTACCCGCCGGTGTACCCGGACGGATCGCGGGCCGTGTTCCGTACGAGCGCCGCAGAGCGAGGCTTGCCGCGCGAGTCGAGCCACGTGAACACGTCGCTCAGGTAGCCGTCGAACGAGCGCGACGGGTCGAGGGTGATCTGACCGGGCACCGGCGGCGTCGGAGGCTCGGCGTCCGCCGCGTCCGCGGGACTCTCCGCGTCGGGCGTCGCGCCGTCCTCCGAGGCCGCGTCGGGGGCCGCGTCGCCGACTGGTGTGACCGTCGACGTCGCGTCGGGACCTACGGTCGACCCATCGGACGTCGCCGGACCGGCCGGGGTAGTGCCGCACGCGACGAAGGGGATTACCGCGGCGGTGAGCGCGAGCGCAAGGAGAGGAGCGATGGAGCGCGCGCGGCGCCACGAGACGTGCGAAGCCATACGAAAAAACTACGCGCCGCCCGCGCTGGGCGCACGCCGATTCGGTCAGTACCGCTCCTTCGGCTCGTCCGCCGAGGTGAGCTCGACCTTCGGCAGCACGTCGTGGATGAAGCGGTCGCGGACCTCCCTCGCCCGGCCGTCCTCGCCGCGCGAGGGCACGGCGACGCCCACGATGAGGCAGGAGCCCTTGCCCCACGCGGGGTAGGCCGCGTACGCGGCGGCGTAGTTGTCGCGCGCGACGAGCGTCGCGGTCTTCGCGAACACCGAGTCGATCTCCACGATGCGCGGGCTGTCTACGGGCTTCGCTCGCCAGCCCACCGCGATGGGGGAGTCGCGGTGGAGCTCCACCTCGAACGCCTCGACCCACGGCGTGGCCCAGGCCTCGAACGACTTCGTGCACGCCCCGGCCACCGTGTTGTCGTCGACGTGCGTGACCACCGCCCCGACGACCGCGTGGTGCCCCTTGCCGTAGCGGAAACCGACGAGGCTCGGGATCGACCAGAAGCGCACGCGGGTCCACGAGGGGCCGTCGGGGAGCGGGAGCCGGACCGAGCCCTGCCGGTCGGTCTGGGGTCGCGTGGCGGCCACCTTCAGCTGCTCGAGCGCCGCGGCGTGCTCCGTGCCGCCTTCGCCCCCTTTGGCGGCCCCGCCGTTGTCTTTGGGCGGGGGCGCAGCGAGGACGGGCGTGCGCGCCTCCGGCGGGGGGCTCGAGCACGCGGAGGCCGCGAGCGCCGCGAGCGCACCAGCTAGGCGCGCGAAGACCGTGAGCCTCGAGAGGGGCGTGTGCGTATGCGGAGCTTCTCGCATCTCCTAAGAACCATGGACCCGCGCGGGCCTCCTGTCATGGGGGGCGTTCTATCACCTCACGAATGAGTGTCGCCATCTTCGGCGCCTTGGGTGCCAAGTCCGCGAAAACGCGGTATGGCGTTGCCCATGAGCTCCGCTGCCCCCCCCACGAAAAACGTTCACCTCCTCGAGTGGGTCAATGAGATGGCCCAGCTGACCAAGCCCGACAGCATCGTCTGGTGCGATGGCTCCGAGGCCGAAAAGGAAAGCCTCACCGCCCTCGCCGTCAAACAGGGCATCCTCGAGCCCCTCAGCGCCGAGAAGCTGCCCAACTGCTTCCTGCACCGCTCGAACCCGAACGACGTGGCGCGCGTCGAGCACCTCACGTTCATCTGCACGCCGACCAAGCAGGAGGCCGGCCCGACGAACAATTGGATGGCCCCGGACGAGGCCTACGCGATGATGTCGAAGCACTTCGACGGATCGATGAAGGGCCGCACGATGTACGTCGTGCCGTACGTGATGGGGCCCCTGGGCTCGCCGATGAGCAAGGTCGGCGTGGAGCTCACGGACAGCGTCTACGTGGCGATCAACATGCGCATCATGACCCGCATGGGCGCGGGCGCGCTCGCCATGCTCGGCGACTCCAACGACTTCAACCGCGGGCTTCACTCCACGCTCGACGTGAACCCGGAGCGCCGCTTCATCTGCCACTTCCCCCAGGACAACGCGATCTGGAGCTGCGGGTCGGGCTATGGCGGCAACGTGCTGCTCGGCAAGAAGTGCCTCGCGCTCCGCATCGGCAGCTACCTCGGCCGCAAAGAGGGCTGGCTCGCGGAGCACATGCTCATCCTCGGAGTGGAGAGCCCCGAGGGCGAGATGACCTACGTCGCCGCCGCGTTCCCGAGCGCGTGCGGCAAGACCAACTTCGCCATGATGATCCCGCCCAAGCGCTTCAAGGGCTGGAAGATCTGGACGGTCGGGGACGACATCGCTTGGATGCGCGTCGGCGAGGACGGGCGCCTCTACGCGGTGAACCCCGAGTTCGGCTACTTCGGCGTGGCGCCGGGCACGAGCAACGAGTCGAACCCGAACGCGATGAAGACCATCGCGCGGGATACCATTTACACGAACGTCGCCAAGACGCCGGACGGCGACGTGTGGTGGGAGGGCAAAGACGGCCCGATGCCGCCCGAGCTCATCGACTGGAAGGGCAACCCGTGGAGCCCCAAGTCCACCGAGAAGGCGGCGCACCCGAACTCTCGCTTCACCGCCCCGGCGACCAACAACCCGGTCATCTCGAAGTTCTACGACGATCCGGAGGGGGTGCCCATCTCGGCGATCATCTTCGGCGGCCGCCGCGCGACCACCGTGCCGCTGGTCATGCAGGCCTTCAACTGGCTCAACGGCGTGTTCTTCGGCGCCACCCTCGGCTCCGAGACCACCGCCGCGGCCACCGGCAAGGTCGGCGTCGTGCGCCGCGATCCGTTCGCGATGCTGCCCTTCTGCGGGTACAACATGGGCGACTACTTCCAGCACTGGCTGTCGATGCAGTCGCGCATCGCGAACCCGCCGAAGATCTTCCTCGTCAACTGGTTCCGGAAGAGCAAAGACGGCAAGTTCCTCTGGCCCGGCTTCGGCGAGAACATGCGCGTGCTCAAGTGGATCGTCGACCGCTCGCGCCTGCGCGTCGGCGGCCACGAGACGCTCCTCGGCTGGGTCCCCAAGGCGGGCGATCTCGACCTCTCCGGGCTGAACATCAGCGCCGAGCAGGTCGACGAGGCCACTCACATCGACGTCGACGAGTGGAAGAACGAGCTCTCCTCGCTCGACGAGTTCTTCGGCACGATCGGCGACACGCTGCCGAAGCCGCTGAAGCTGCAGCGAGATCTTCTCCTCGCGCGCATCGAGTCGTACCTCCCGCAGCCGGAGTAGCCAGGCCGCGCCCGGCGCCCGGCGCTACCATGAAGCGATCCGCCCTCGAGCCGAGCGGCGGGTCGCTTCTTTCTTTGCGCTGGAGCGTACCTCGCTCACGATGTCGCCGATGAGCGCCTCGCCTCCCGCCGCGTCCGCCGCCCTGCGGCTCCTCCTGCTGCTCGGAGGCCTCGCGTTGGCCGCGTGTGGCGAGAACGAGCCGCCCCCCGCCGTCCCCGGGGGGCCACACCCCGGCGCGAGCGTCGCCCCCACCGCGTCGGCCGTGGCGGCGCCCCTTCCCGACGACGTCGCGTGCGCGCGGCGCAAGGCGCGCGAGGCGTCGTGTCCCGGAGCGACCCCCGGCGACGCCGAGGTGCGTGGCAGGGTGTGCATGAGCGAGCGCGCGTGCCTCGCGACCGTCTGGAGACAAGACGCGATCGACCGCTACATGGCGTGCCGCAGCGACTCGCCCTGCGGGACCGACTGCCAGCGGGAGGTCGCCAAGAAGACCGCGCCCGGGCCAGCGCTCGTCACGGCCACCGCGCAGTGCCAGAAGCTCTGCGCCGGAGGCGGCAGCGATGGCGCGCCGCTCTGCTCGCAGGTCCTGGGGAAGTTCGCGGCCTGGTCGGCAGACGCGCAGGCGCAGGCCACCCAATGCTTCTCGGAGAAGAGCGACTGCTTCGACGCGCTCGAGTGCGCGCGCAAGGCGGCGAGCGGGCCAGAGGCGGATCGCGACGCGTGCCTCGGCAAGGCCGTGGGGCGGGCCTGCCTCGACGGCGGCGACGCGCCGATGTGCCGCGAGGTGCGCGAGCTGTTGCGGCCGAAGAAGTAGCCTCGACTCGGCCCGCGCGGTCAGCCGGAGCGCTTCGCCGCGGAGTCCATGTCGGGCCTCGCGGCCCCCTTGGCGAGCCCGGGCCCGTCGACGCGCGCGACGCGGCGCTCCTCCGCGAGCAGAGCACGCAGGCGCGCGACCTCGGCGAGGCACCCCCGCTCTCGCGCGCCGCCAGCGCCCTCCTCGGCGCGGTAGACACGCGCGAGCTCGAGCGCGCGGAAGGCCGCGTCGTAGAGCCACCCGCGACGCGCGTCCCGCAGGACCCGCCCCCCGAGCTCACTGCGGCACGCTGCGCACGCCACGCACCGGAGATCCGAGAGGTCTTCGTCGGCGCGAGGGCGCGCGCAGGTCGGGCAGAGGCTCATGGTCGCCGGGGAGTGTGGCGGGTCTCCGCCGAAATGGCGAGTTTCAGGGCGAGCCCTCGCCTCCGCCTCCGGCTCGCGTTCGACCTTCGTTCGCCCCTTCGGCCTCACTTCAGGTCCTTGGCGGCGCGACGTCAGCCCTTCGGGAGCTTGGTCTTGCCGAGCTCGAGGATGACGGCGAGCTCCGCGGCCTCCACCTTCGTCACGCTGATGCGAGAGCGCTTCACCATCGCCATGTCCTTCAGCAGCGGGTGGGCCTTCATGGTGGCCAGATCCACCGGCACCTTCAGCGGCACCACGGGGGCGAGGTCGACGCCGCTCCAGTCCTCCGTCGTCGTGGGATCTTGGCAGGCCTCCTTCACCACCTTGGCGATGCCGACGATCTCCTTGCCGTGGTTCGAGTGGTAGAAGAGCGCGACGTCGCCGAGCTTCATGGCCCTCAGGTTGTTTCGCGCCTCGAAGTTGCGGACCCCGTCCCAGAACGTGCGGCCCTGCTCGACGAGTCGCTGCCACGGGTACTTGGCCGGTTCGCTCTTCAC comes from Myxococcales bacterium and encodes:
- a CDS encoding class I SAM-dependent methyltransferase — protein: MKGIEGWFSEDEGRWYARFARGLVGGTFVEVGSWKGRSASFIGKICEANGTRLVCVDAWSGSRDGLRARYDSALAVEDVEATFRANMASLGIPVCVLATSSATAAATLGPSSVDRVFLDGSHDEASVAEDLVVWSACLRPDGRLAGHDYSPKHPALCAAVDAFAGSRGLTVRRGPRSIYWLEPT
- a CDS encoding EVE domain-containing protein, encoding MNAWLVKSEPAKYPWQRLVEQGRTFWDGVRNFEARNNLRAMKLGDVALFYHSNHGKEIVGIAKVVKEACQDPTTTEDWSGVDLAPVVPLKVPVDLATMKAHPLLKDMAMVKRSRISVTKVEAAELAVILELGKTKLPKG
- a CDS encoding phosphoenolpyruvate carboxykinase (GTP) → MPMSSAAPPTKNVHLLEWVNEMAQLTKPDSIVWCDGSEAEKESLTALAVKQGILEPLSAEKLPNCFLHRSNPNDVARVEHLTFICTPTKQEAGPTNNWMAPDEAYAMMSKHFDGSMKGRTMYVVPYVMGPLGSPMSKVGVELTDSVYVAINMRIMTRMGAGALAMLGDSNDFNRGLHSTLDVNPERRFICHFPQDNAIWSCGSGYGGNVLLGKKCLALRIGSYLGRKEGWLAEHMLILGVESPEGEMTYVAAAFPSACGKTNFAMMIPPKRFKGWKIWTVGDDIAWMRVGEDGRLYAVNPEFGYFGVAPGTSNESNPNAMKTIARDTIYTNVAKTPDGDVWWEGKDGPMPPELIDWKGNPWSPKSTEKAAHPNSRFTAPATNNPVISKFYDDPEGVPISAIIFGGRRATTVPLVMQAFNWLNGVFFGATLGSETTAAATGKVGVVRRDPFAMLPFCGYNMGDYFQHWLSMQSRIANPPKIFLVNWFRKSKDGKFLWPGFGENMRVLKWIVDRSRLRVGGHETLLGWVPKAGDLDLSGLNISAEQVDEATHIDVDEWKNELSSLDEFFGTIGDTLPKPLKLQRDLLLARIESYLPQPE